One bacterium DNA segment encodes these proteins:
- a CDS encoding Nif3-like dinuclear metal center hexameric protein: MARVLRDEVAEYLDEFLSVGEFVDYGPNGIQVEGAEEISRLVTGVSASVALFREAVRREADAILVHHGIFWDRDSRVLRGGLRERVRILLENDITLWAYHLPLDRHPVVGNNAVAGRLLGLRDPVGFGEVGVAGAVDSLSIGELSARVRDVFGREPLVFDSGPSRIRRVGFCSGAAQGSVAAAISAGLDAYITGEVSLPVMHAAREGSIHFLAAGHYATEVPGITALGDNLRERFGMEVEFVDIPNPV, encoded by the coding sequence ATGGCGCGTGTGCTCAGGGATGAAGTGGCGGAATATCTGGACGAGTTTCTCTCGGTGGGCGAATTCGTCGATTACGGTCCCAACGGCATTCAGGTCGAAGGCGCGGAGGAAATTTCCCGGCTCGTCACCGGGGTAAGCGCCAGTGTCGCCCTGTTCCGCGAGGCGGTCCGCCGGGAAGCCGACGCGATCCTGGTTCACCACGGCATTTTCTGGGACCGCGACAGCCGGGTTCTGCGGGGAGGATTGCGGGAACGGGTTCGGATTCTCCTGGAAAACGACATTACGCTCTGGGCCTACCACCTTCCCCTGGACCGGCATCCGGTGGTGGGGAACAACGCGGTCGCCGGGCGCCTGCTGGGGTTGCGGGACCCCGTCGGTTTCGGGGAGGTGGGGGTGGCGGGTGCGGTCGACTCCCTGAGCATCGGGGAGTTGAGCGCCCGGGTCCGGGACGTTTTCGGCCGGGAACCCCTGGTTTTCGATTCGGGTCCTTCCCGGATCCGTCGCGTCGGTTTTTGTTCGGGCGCCGCCCAGGGCTCGGTGGCGGCGGCGATTTCGGCCGGATTGGATGCCTATATCACCGGGGAGGTTTCCTTGCCGGTCATGCACGCCGCCCGCGAAGGGTCCATCCATTTTCTGGCCGCCGGCCATTACGCCACCGAGGTTCCGGGAATCACGGCGTTGGGGGACAATCTCCGGGAACGGTTCGGGATGGAGGTGGAATTTGTCGATATCCCCAACCCGGTCTGA
- a CDS encoding xanthine dehydrogenase family protein molybdopterin-binding subunit produces the protein MEKLKVVGHSPSRIDEKDKVTGAAQYVDDIEFGPGLLHAEIIESPHPHALIKGIDISEAAKVPGVVAVVTGKDFPYKFGLYMKDRYILAQDRVRFVGEQVAGVIARDPRTARRAAKLVRVDYEPLPAILDQMAAIRKNPPLIHPDLGDYPHVPWFYPQAGTNIAHWRKIRKGDLAAGFRKADVVLEDTYHVSRFAHCCMETHIAVGLVDHSGRMTVWASSQSPFTQRHLFAEALSPLGFTHKDVRVITPYIGGGFGGKAGVTMEILAAAFATVVKGSPVKVRWRRDQEFYNTYMRQAVVSKLKIGVKKDGTITAFDMANYWDAGPFVEYGANVVNSSGLSATGPYSIPNIRIDSYCIYTNLPAAGPYRGFGYSEMLFGVESHLDRLAKKIGMDPAEFREKNGIRRGQPLAYGAGMNEGNIQECLKRVARAVKLDRKEVSPDPRKAIGKGIASAWKGPAMPPNASSSAFLKFNEDGSINLLVSGIDMGQGLLTVMGQIAAEVLALPMEKVRVECPDTDRNPYEWQTVASHVTWSCGNAVRRAALDARARIFDGVSRAFKYNPDSLYLEDEQVKCRTDPAFALPLRNFVIDGIMVEDGTFRGGPITGHGMFMPEFMSTKSDPETSQGGHPNPHYTVGAGAIVLEVDKETGKVRILKVAEGFDVGQAINPELVRHQILGGFMQGLATILYEDMRFDPDSGRILNPNFTDYKIPTALDLPDEIVPIIIETPQHDGPYGARGVGEHTMIPVAPAVANALEDALGIRFKSMPITAEKIAMAIKAGLKEVD, from the coding sequence ATGGAAAAACTGAAAGTTGTCGGGCACTCGCCCTCCCGCATCGACGAAAAAGATAAAGTCACCGGGGCGGCGCAGTACGTGGACGATATCGAATTCGGCCCCGGGCTTCTCCACGCCGAAATCATCGAAAGCCCCCACCCCCACGCCTTGATCAAGGGGATCGACATTTCCGAAGCCGCAAAGGTTCCGGGGGTGGTGGCGGTGGTGACGGGGAAGGATTTCCCCTACAAGTTCGGCCTCTATATGAAAGACCGCTACATCCTGGCTCAGGATCGGGTGCGGTTCGTGGGCGAACAGGTGGCGGGGGTCATCGCCCGCGACCCGAGAACCGCCCGGCGGGCGGCGAAACTGGTCCGGGTCGATTACGAACCCCTGCCGGCCATCCTCGACCAGATGGCCGCCATCCGCAAGAACCCGCCCCTCATCCACCCCGACCTCGGCGATTATCCCCATGTCCCCTGGTTCTATCCCCAGGCGGGCACCAACATCGCCCACTGGCGGAAAATCCGCAAGGGTGACCTGGCCGCCGGATTCCGGAAAGCCGACGTCGTCCTCGAAGACACCTACCATGTCTCGCGCTTCGCTCATTGCTGCATGGAAACCCATATCGCGGTCGGCCTGGTCGACCATTCCGGGCGGATGACGGTCTGGGCCTCGTCCCAGTCCCCTTTCACCCAAAGACATCTTTTCGCCGAGGCCCTCTCTCCCCTGGGTTTCACCCATAAGGACGTCCGGGTCATCACTCCTTACATCGGGGGAGGATTCGGAGGCAAGGCCGGGGTGACCATGGAGATTCTGGCCGCCGCTTTCGCCACCGTGGTCAAGGGCAGTCCGGTCAAGGTCCGCTGGCGCCGGGATCAGGAATTCTACAACACCTACATGCGCCAGGCGGTGGTCTCCAAACTGAAAATCGGGGTGAAGAAGGACGGTACCATCACCGCCTTCGACATGGCCAACTATTGGGACGCCGGACCCTTCGTGGAATACGGGGCCAACGTGGTCAACTCCTCGGGCCTGTCGGCCACCGGGCCTTACTCGATTCCCAACATCCGGATCGATTCCTATTGCATCTATACCAACCTGCCCGCGGCCGGCCCGTACCGCGGCTTCGGGTACTCCGAGATGCTTTTCGGGGTGGAATCGCACCTGGACCGACTGGCCAAGAAAATCGGAATGGACCCGGCCGAGTTCCGGGAGAAGAACGGGATCAGGCGGGGCCAACCCCTGGCCTACGGGGCGGGGATGAACGAAGGCAACATCCAGGAATGCCTGAAACGGGTGGCCCGGGCGGTCAAGCTCGACCGGAAGGAAGTCTCCCCCGATCCCCGCAAGGCGATCGGAAAAGGCATCGCCTCGGCCTGGAAAGGGCCGGCCATGCCGCCCAATGCGTCCAGCAGCGCCTTCCTCAAGTTCAACGAGGACGGGTCCATCAACCTCCTGGTTTCCGGAATCGACATGGGCCAGGGACTGCTCACGGTGATGGGCCAGATCGCGGCCGAAGTGCTCGCCCTGCCGATGGAGAAGGTCCGGGTCGAATGTCCCGACACCGACCGCAACCCCTACGAGTGGCAGACCGTGGCTTCCCACGTGACCTGGTCCTGCGGCAACGCGGTCCGGCGGGCGGCACTCGACGCCCGCGCCCGGATCTTCGACGGCGTGTCCCGGGCCTTCAAGTACAACCCGGATTCCCTCTATCTCGAGGACGAACAGGTGAAATGCCGGACCGACCCGGCCTTCGCCCTCCCCTTGAGGAACTTCGTCATCGACGGGATCATGGTCGAGGACGGCACCTTCCGAGGCGGACCGATCACCGGGCACGGGATGTTCATGCCCGAGTTCATGAGCACCAAGAGCGACCCCGAAACCAGCCAGGGGGGTCACCCCAACCCGCACTACACGGTCGGGGCCGGGGCCATCGTCCTCGAAGTGGACAAGGAGACGGGGAAGGTCAGGATTCTCAAGGTCGCCGAGGGCTTCGACGTCGGACAAGCCATCAATCCGGAGCTGGTGCGGCACCAGATCCTGGGCGGGTTCATGCAGGGTTTGGCCACGATCCTTTACGAGGACATGCGCTTCGACCCGGACAGCGGACGGATCCTCAACCCCAACTTCACCGACTACAAGATCCCGACCGCGCTGGATCTGCCCGACGAGATCGTGCCCATCATCATCGAGACCCCACAGCACGACGGTCCCTACGGAGCCCGGGGCGTGGGCGAACACACCATGATTCCGGTGGCCCCCGCGGTCGCCAACGCGCTGGAAGACGCGCTGGGGATCAGGTTCAAGTCGATGCCCATCACCGCGGAAAAGATCGCGATGGCGATCAAGGCCGGCCTCAAGGAAGTGGACTGA
- a CDS encoding DUF3047 domain-containing protein, producing the protein MTAAILIGLGVLAVAPPANGTSAALPVPTAPPAAVIREMENIILVGDFSEGLDGTVPRSWELDDKKEPISISLSSEGVDWAVEMASSNSAFGIYRELDFNLKHHPYLNWEWKVEELPRGGNFLDPETDDQAGQVYISFGSLSFLNKPFVKAVGYYWSSTAPVGTSGPCPTWGKSRVIVLKSGPEKLGEWVREKRNVYQDYLDLFDGEKPERVSALRLYTNSQHSGSGTRVSFRNIYFSKE; encoded by the coding sequence GTGACGGCCGCCATCCTGATCGGCCTGGGGGTTCTGGCGGTAGCTCCCCCCGCCAACGGAACCTCCGCCGCCCTTCCGGTTCCCACCGCCCCTCCGGCGGCGGTCATCCGGGAAATGGAGAACATCATCCTGGTGGGCGATTTCTCCGAAGGCCTCGACGGAACGGTTCCCCGGTCATGGGAGTTGGACGACAAAAAAGAGCCGATCTCCATCTCTCTCTCCAGCGAGGGCGTCGATTGGGCGGTGGAGATGGCCAGCAGCAACAGCGCTTTCGGGATCTATCGGGAGCTGGATTTCAACTTGAAGCACCACCCCTATCTGAACTGGGAGTGGAAGGTGGAAGAACTCCCCCGGGGGGGGAATTTTCTCGATCCCGAGACCGACGACCAGGCGGGACAGGTCTATATCTCCTTCGGCTCGCTCAGTTTTCTCAACAAACCCTTCGTGAAGGCGGTGGGGTACTACTGGAGCAGCACCGCTCCGGTGGGTACCTCCGGCCCCTGCCCGACCTGGGGGAAAAGCCGGGTCATCGTCCTTAAATCGGGCCCGGAAAAGCTGGGGGAATGGGTCCGGGAAAAACGCAACGTCTACCAGGATTACCTGGATCTCTTCGACGGGGAAAAACCCGAACGGGTGAGCGCGCTCCGCCTGTATACGAACTCCCAGCATTCCGGGAGCGGCACCCGGGTTTCCTTCCGCAACATCTATTTCTCCAAAGAATAA
- a CDS encoding N-acetyltransferase — MKRPIPTKLRKSEYTFKVEWLEGLLQAPDRAPAMPPMYSPIKNREGKTFNVLIRPIKPEEVDPVLSFLRLTLDAEYDYYDIVGVRVYAELLAIKRKRMKDEYFFLGLNEGRLVGIANGRIRDPEVNISLHTLTFERQINAGAILFYSKCWYAFEVCKNDEFWATFESYNGWRLAGLRMALPSYPWPEEQHELGGAKIFYLTRELWEESIKEEYLEQVSRTAFLPADDDIIAANEKLIIPEALDI; from the coding sequence ATGAAGAGACCGATCCCCACCAAGCTCCGTAAAAGCGAATACACCTTCAAAGTCGAATGGCTGGAGGGTCTGCTGCAGGCCCCCGACCGCGCGCCGGCGATGCCGCCCATGTACTCGCCGATCAAGAACCGGGAAGGGAAAACCTTCAACGTCCTCATCCGCCCGATCAAGCCCGAAGAGGTCGACCCCGTACTCTCGTTCCTGCGGCTGACGCTGGACGCCGAATACGATTATTACGACATCGTCGGCGTCCGCGTCTACGCCGAGCTGTTGGCCATCAAGCGCAAGCGGATGAAGGACGAGTACTTTTTCCTCGGGCTCAACGAAGGGAGGCTGGTGGGGATCGCCAACGGCAGAATCCGCGACCCCGAAGTCAATATCAGTCTCCATACTCTGACGTTCGAGCGCCAGATCAACGCCGGGGCGATTCTCTTCTACTCCAAGTGTTGGTACGCCTTCGAGGTCTGCAAGAACGACGAGTTCTGGGCGACCTTCGAAAGTTACAACGGGTGGCGTCTGGCCGGTCTGCGGATGGCTTTGCCCTCCTATCCTTGGCCGGAAGAACAGCATGAACTGGGCGGGGCCAAGATCTTCTACCTCACCCGGGAACTCTGGGAGGAGAGCATCAAGGAGGAATACCTGGAGCAGGTCTCCCGGACCGCGTTCCTCCCCGCCGACGACGATATCATCGCCGCCAACGAGAAGCTGATCATCCCCGAAGCCCTCGACATCTGA
- the hisS gene encoding histidine--tRNA ligase, which translates to MTETRIQSVRGMQDVFPDEARRWAAAEAAARAVGVLYGYGEIRTPLVEATSLFVRGIGEGTDIVDKEMFSFTDAGGKGLTLRPEGTAGVVRAYLEHHVYKTVPLARYFYLGPMFRRERPQAGRRRQFHQFGVEALGSDEAALDVEIVDLLMFFLGAAGVRAPRLEINSVGCADCRPIYREKLQAFLRDRSADLCADCRARAERNPLRVMDCKNPCCRPVLEAAPVVSDHLCPGCRDHFQAVLSGLENLGIAAVRRPSLVRGLDYYTRTVFEVYSDSLGAQDAVAAGGRYDDLVRDLGGPPTPAAGFSVGLERLLLCAGDVTIQPPRSGKKSVYCVCIGEEAAAWGARTVSGLRRAGIPALMDYGNRSTRAQFREANRAGVDFVVTRGEAEAGRGKVKFKDMGEGVEREVADSLDVLAETIKKGEG; encoded by the coding sequence ATGACCGAGACGAGGATACAATCAGTACGGGGGATGCAGGACGTCTTCCCCGACGAAGCGCGGCGCTGGGCGGCGGCGGAAGCCGCGGCCCGGGCCGTCGGCGTTCTCTACGGCTACGGAGAAATCAGAACTCCGCTGGTCGAGGCGACGTCGCTCTTCGTCCGGGGAATCGGCGAGGGGACGGACATCGTCGACAAGGAGATGTTCTCCTTCACCGACGCCGGCGGCAAGGGGCTGACGCTCCGTCCGGAAGGGACCGCGGGCGTGGTCCGGGCTTACCTGGAGCACCACGTCTACAAGACGGTGCCGCTGGCCCGTTATTTTTATCTGGGCCCGATGTTCCGGCGGGAACGGCCCCAGGCGGGCCGCCGGCGCCAGTTCCATCAGTTCGGAGTGGAGGCCCTGGGGTCGGACGAGGCCGCCCTCGACGTCGAGATCGTCGACCTGCTCATGTTCTTCCTGGGCGCGGCCGGGGTCAGGGCGCCCCGGCTGGAGATCAACAGCGTCGGCTGCGCCGACTGCCGCCCCATCTACCGGGAAAAGCTGCAAGCTTTCCTGCGGGATCGGTCCGCCGACCTCTGCGCCGACTGCCGCGCCCGCGCCGAGCGTAATCCCCTGCGGGTCATGGACTGCAAGAACCCCTGCTGCCGCCCGGTGCTGGAGGCCGCTCCGGTCGTCTCCGACCACCTTTGCCCGGGCTGTCGGGACCATTTCCAGGCCGTGCTTTCCGGGCTCGAGAACCTGGGGATCGCCGCCGTCCGCCGGCCGAGTCTGGTCCGGGGCCTGGACTACTATACCCGCACCGTCTTCGAGGTCTATTCCGATTCCCTGGGCGCCCAGGACGCGGTCGCGGCGGGCGGCCGCTACGACGACCTGGTCCGCGACCTGGGGGGGCCCCCGACGCCCGCCGCCGGGTTCTCGGTGGGGTTGGAACGGCTGCTGCTCTGCGCCGGGGACGTCACGATTCAGCCGCCTCGCTCGGGGAAGAAATCGGTTTACTGCGTCTGCATCGGGGAAGAAGCCGCGGCGTGGGGGGCGAGGACGGTCTCCGGCCTCCGCCGCGCCGGAATCCCGGCCCTGATGGACTACGGGAACCGCAGCACGAGGGCGCAGTTCCGGGAGGCGAACCGTGCCGGCGTCGATTTCGTCGTCACCCGGGGTGAGGCCGAAGCCGGGCGGGGAAAGGTCAAGTTCAAGGATATGGGGGAAGGGGTGGAGCGGGAGGTTGCGGATTCCCTCGACGTTCTGGCGGAGACGATCAAGAAGGGAGAGGGCTAG
- a CDS encoding manganese efflux pump MntP family protein: MAAGAGLRCRRVPAAFKTGLFFGGFQALMPVLGWLAAWRFRGALDAVDHWVAFALLAAIGGKMIWESRRLAEPRRPACVEDTRVLFLLGVATSLDALAVGISFSFLGVAVLTPAAVIGLVAFALSFAGILLGSRLGHFCENRLEAAGGAVLILIGLKVLYSGLTG, translated from the coding sequence GTGGCGGCGGGGGCCGGTCTCCGTTGCCGCCGCGTTCCGGCCGCGTTCAAAACCGGTTTATTCTTCGGAGGTTTTCAGGCCCTGATGCCCGTCCTCGGCTGGTTGGCGGCCTGGCGGTTCCGGGGCGCCCTCGATGCGGTCGACCACTGGGTGGCGTTCGCGCTGCTGGCCGCCATCGGCGGGAAAATGATCTGGGAGTCGCGTCGCCTGGCGGAACCCCGCCGTCCCGCCTGCGTCGAGGATACCCGGGTGTTGTTTCTTCTGGGCGTGGCCACCAGCCTGGACGCCTTGGCGGTGGGGATCAGTTTTTCCTTTCTGGGAGTCGCGGTCCTGACTCCGGCGGCGGTGATCGGCCTGGTGGCTTTCGCCCTGTCCTTTGCCGGGATACTGCTGGGGTCCAGGCTGGGACATTTCTGCGAGAACCGTCTCGAAGCCGCGGGGGGGGCGGTGTTGATTCTGATCGGGCTCAAGGTTCTCTACTCCGGGTTGACCGGTTGA
- a CDS encoding TRL-like family protein produces MKKVAAVALLGVVVLTGCAMGMAPVTGFVYSDVSGPLTATGATSGFAKVGQSEAVSYLGLVGLGDASIDAAAKAAGISKIHHVDYHTMSIIGLYACTTVTVYGE; encoded by the coding sequence ATGAAGAAAGTTGCTGCTGTTGCGCTTCTGGGCGTGGTGGTGTTGACTGGCTGTGCCATGGGTATGGCCCCCGTGACCGGGTTCGTCTACAGCGACGTTTCCGGTCCTCTGACCGCGACCGGCGCTACTTCCGGCTTTGCCAAGGTCGGGCAGTCCGAGGCGGTTTCCTACCTCGGTCTTGTCGGGCTGGGCGATGCCAGTATCGACGCCGCCGCCAAGGCCGCCGGCATCTCCAAGATACACCATGTTGATTACCACACCATGAGTATCATTGGTCTGTATGCCTGCACGACCGTGACGGTCTACGGGGAATAA
- a CDS encoding HU family DNA-binding protein, whose protein sequence is MTKRELAVRIAEETGLTQVAVKEVVQKFLDYIVDELAAGRSVEFRNFGVFETVYRKPRMGRNPRFPEQEVEIPGRYVAHFKPGKIMKARIGRRVPRA, encoded by the coding sequence ATGACCAAGAGAGAACTGGCGGTAAGAATTGCCGAGGAGACCGGCTTGACCCAAGTCGCGGTCAAGGAAGTGGTTCAGAAGTTTCTGGATTACATCGTGGACGAGTTGGCCGCGGGCAGGAGCGTGGAGTTCAGAAATTTCGGAGTATTTGAAACCGTCTACCGCAAACCGAGAATGGGCCGCAATCCCCGTTTCCCGGAGCAGGAGGTGGAGATTCCCGGCCGCTACGTGGCTCACTTCAAACCCGGGAAGATCATGAAAGCCCGGATCGGGCGCCGGGTGCCCCGGGCCTGA
- the aspS gene encoding aspartate--tRNA ligase, with the protein MEFWKRSHTCGELRGGDTGSEVTLSGWVRRRRDHGGVIFVDLADREGITQVVFNPQTAADAHARAEGLRSEYVIAVRGRVGKRPEGTENPDLPTGEIEVAVSGLQILNPSLPPPFPLDEEEAVQEETRLAHRYLDLRRPRMLRNLKFRHLVTQKVRSYLSAQGFWEVETPLLTKSTPEGARDYLVPSRVHPGQFYALPQSPQLFKQMLMVAGVDKYFQIARCLRDEDLRADRQPEHTQVDCEMSFVTPEDICRTIEGLVFEVFSEIIGRRVSTPFPRLTYAEAMLRYGSDKPDLRFGMEIRDLTDLFRETGFNVIQSALAEGGVVRALAVPGGAELSLKQMDELTAFVKEAGAGGLLWILPRPDGSLKSPMKKFLSDPLLEKMREMLGCGPHDPVMMIAARANVAAEALGRLRLRLARDLGLIPEGEFRFLWIVDFPLLEYDPEAGRYAAVHHPFTSPVPEDIPLLDTDPARARALAYDLVLNGTEMGGGSIRIHRQEVQSKMFSLLNISPEEARERFGFLLDALQYGAPPHGGIALGLDRMLMLMLGLDSIRDVITFPKTQRAICLTTGSPSPVSSEQLKELHIRLEAEDEEGGGR; encoded by the coding sequence ATGGAATTCTGGAAGCGCAGCCACACCTGCGGAGAACTCCGCGGCGGGGACACCGGGAGCGAAGTGACGCTTTCGGGGTGGGTCCGTCGCCGCCGCGACCATGGAGGGGTGATTTTCGTCGACCTGGCCGACCGCGAGGGGATCACCCAGGTAGTCTTCAACCCGCAGACCGCCGCCGACGCGCATGCCCGGGCGGAGGGGCTGCGTTCGGAATACGTGATCGCCGTCCGGGGACGGGTGGGAAAACGCCCGGAGGGGACCGAAAACCCCGACCTTCCCACCGGGGAGATCGAAGTGGCCGTTTCCGGCCTTCAGATCCTCAACCCCAGTCTTCCTCCTCCCTTTCCCCTCGACGAGGAAGAAGCGGTGCAGGAAGAGACCAGGCTGGCCCACCGCTACCTCGACCTGCGCCGGCCCCGGATGCTGCGCAACCTGAAGTTCCGTCATTTGGTCACCCAGAAGGTCAGATCGTATTTGAGCGCCCAGGGGTTCTGGGAGGTGGAAACCCCTCTCCTGACCAAAAGCACCCCCGAGGGGGCCCGGGACTATCTGGTGCCGAGCCGCGTCCACCCCGGGCAGTTTTACGCGCTGCCCCAGTCCCCGCAGCTTTTCAAGCAGATGCTCATGGTGGCGGGGGTGGACAAATATTTTCAGATCGCCCGGTGCCTCCGCGACGAAGATCTGCGCGCGGACCGGCAGCCCGAGCATACCCAGGTCGACTGCGAGATGTCCTTCGTCACCCCCGAAGATATCTGCCGGACCATCGAAGGTCTGGTGTTCGAAGTGTTTTCGGAAATCATCGGCCGCCGGGTTTCCACCCCGTTCCCCCGGCTGACCTACGCCGAGGCCATGCTCAGGTATGGAAGCGACAAACCCGATCTGCGTTTCGGTATGGAGATCCGGGACCTTACCGATCTTTTCCGGGAAACCGGGTTCAACGTCATCCAAAGCGCCCTGGCCGAAGGGGGAGTCGTCCGCGCCCTGGCGGTTCCCGGGGGGGCCGAACTTTCGCTTAAGCAGATGGACGAATTGACCGCTTTCGTCAAGGAAGCGGGAGCGGGCGGCCTGCTCTGGATTCTGCCCCGGCCCGACGGTTCGCTGAAATCGCCGATGAAGAAATTCCTTTCCGACCCTCTCCTGGAAAAAATGCGGGAGATGCTCGGCTGCGGGCCGCACGATCCGGTGATGATGATCGCCGCCCGGGCAAACGTGGCCGCGGAAGCCCTGGGGCGCCTCCGCCTCCGCCTGGCCCGGGACCTGGGCTTGATTCCGGAGGGAGAATTCAGATTCTTGTGGATAGTCGATTTCCCCCTCCTGGAATACGACCCGGAGGCGGGACGGTACGCCGCGGTTCACCACCCCTTCACCAGCCCGGTTCCGGAAGACATTCCTCTCCTGGATACCGATCCGGCCCGGGCGCGCGCCCTGGCTTACGATCTGGTCCTCAACGGAACCGAAATGGGGGGCGGGAGCATCAGGATTCACCGCCAGGAGGTACAGAGCAAGATGTTTTCGCTGCTGAACATATCCCCGGAGGAAGCCCGGGAACGGTTCGGCTTTCTGCTGGACGCGCTTCAATACGGAGCGCCTCCCCACGGCGGCATCGCCCTGGGCCTGGACCGGATGCTGATGCTGATGCTGGGGTTGGATTCGATCAGGGACGTCATCACCTTCCCCAAAACCCAACGGGCCATCTGCCTGACCACCGGCTCTCCCTCTCCGGTCAGTTCCGAGCAGCTGAAGGAACTTCATATCCGCCTGGAGGCGGAGGATGAGGAAGGGGGAGGGCGGTGA